The Helianthus annuus cultivar XRQ/B chromosome 16, HanXRQr2.0-SUNRISE, whole genome shotgun sequence genome includes a window with the following:
- the LOC110917989 gene encoding casein kinase 1-like protein 3, which produces MDRIVGGKYKLGRKIGSGSFGEIHLATHIDTFEIVAVKIENNKTKHPQLLYEAKLYNLLQGGSGIPSIKWSGVDGEDNVLVIDLLGPSLEDLFVYCGRKFQLKTVLMLADQMITRIEYVHSKGFLHRDIKPDNFLMGLGRKANQVYIIDFGLAKRYRDATTHRHIPYRENKNLTGTARYASCNTHLGIEQSRRDDLESLGYVLLYFLRGSLPWQGLKAATKKQKYDKICEKKLSTPIEVLCKSHPVEFASYFHYCHSLTFDQRPDYGFLKRLFRELFTREGFEFDYIFDWTILKYQQSQKSKNQSHVMPVHGESSSGAIRKDIERHQGSNNATYSAELTDRMKSNTAASPGVRMQLKSPINRMTPENPPERNTLSHSQLPPSSSSGPKRYPTKPDSANPNHAADSTTAPSSSWISSLRRISSAK; this is translated from the exons ATGGACAGGATCGTCGGAGGAAAGTACAAGCTCGGTCGCAAGATCGGAAGCGGATCGTTCGGTGAAATCCATCTAG CTACGCATATTGATACGTTTGAAATCGTTGCTGTTAAGATC GAGAATAATAAGACTAAACATCCACAACTTTTGTATGAAGCTAAGTTGTACAATCTTCTTCAGGGAGGAA GTGGTATACCTTCCATAAAATGGTCCGGTGTAGATGGAGAGGATAACGTTTTAGTTATTGATTTGCTAGGACCGAGTCTTGAGGACCTGTTTGTGTATTGTGGGAGGAAATTTCAATTGAAAACGGTCTTGATGTTGGCTGATCAAATG ATAACAAGAATCGAGTATGTTCATTCTAAAGGGTTTCTGCATCGAGATATTAAGCCTGATAATTTTCTCATGGGTCTTGGTCGAAAAGCAAATCAG GTTTATATTATAGATTTTGGGCTTGCCAAAAGATATCGTGATGCAACAACCCACCGCCATATTCCTTACAG GGAGAACAAAAATCTAACTGGAACTGCACGTTATGCAAGTTGCAATACTCATCTTGGGATTG AGCAAAGCCGACGGGACGACTTAGAGTCTCTTGGATATGTACTTCTATATTTTTTGAGGGGAAG TCTTCCATGGCAGGGTCTTAAAGCTGCCACAAAAAAACAGAAGTATGACAAAATATGTGAGAAGAAATTATCAACTCCAATTGAG GTTCTATGCAAGTCACACCCTGTAGAATTCGCGTCGTATTTTCATTACTGCCACTCATTGACATTCGATCAGCGGCCTGATTATGGATTCTTGAAACGTCTATTCCGAGAATTGTTCACTCGTGAAG GATTTGAATTTGATTATATCTTCGATTGGACTATTCTCAAGTATCAACAATCCCAAAAGAGTAAAAATCAGTCACATGTAATG CCCGTCCATGGAGAAAGCAGTAGCGGAGCTATCCGAAAGGATATCGAAAGACATCAAG GAAGCAACAATGCTACTTATTCAGCTGAATTAACAGACCGTATGAAGTCTAACACCGCTGCCAGTCCAGGTGTTCGAATGCAACTAAAATCACCAATCAACAGAATGACTCCTGAGAATCCTCCCGAAAGAAAT ACTTTAAGCCATTCACAATTGCCACCTTCGTCATCTAGCGGCCCAAAAAGATACCCCACAAAACCAGACTCTGCAAACCCTAATCATGCAGCAGACAGTACAACCGCTCCTTCTAGCAGCTGGATTTCCTCTTTGCGCCGCATCTCTTCTGCCAAGTGA
- the LOC110919268 gene encoding uncharacterized protein LOC110919268, translating into MKVLLISQDLWTIIEEGYREPAAGASKSDPNNHKETVKKDKKALHTMFQAVNETVFERIATSKTSKEAWDILHKAYRGEHRVKTVKLQTLRCELDALRSKDSETIEEYVNRTTVIVNQLRLNEENITEQRIIEKILRTLTRKYESVVVAIEESKDLSAITTEELLGILQSHELRLKQYDDVPIEQAFQVQNANQDRSRPFRSDYSGRGRSRGRGRTNGQIRCHNCQKLGYTTRFCQKRDESDKNNSVLLHEDETDEGNDETLFMIFSMEEVTKEDCWYLDSGCSNHMTGNKRLFTTLNESERREVRTGDNKRLEVLGSGDVTIKVRGVEKKVPNVFYVEGLKHNLLSVGQLMQKGYEVNFHNHACVIKDPTGMPIGTVKMTETRCSL; encoded by the coding sequence ATGAAGGTGTTATTGATATCTCAAGATCTATGGACGATTATAGAAGAAGGATATAGAGAACCAGCTGCTGGAGCATCAAAAAGTGATCCGAATAATCACAAAGAAACGGTTAAGAAGGACAAGAAGGCTCTGCATACTATGTTTCAAGCGGTCAATGAAACAGTATTTGAACGAATTGCAACAAGCAAAACGTCAAAGGAAGCATGGGATATTCTTCACAAGGCTTACAGAGGGGAACACAGAGTCAAAACGGTAAAACTCCAAACTTTAAGATGTGAATTAGATGCATTACGATCGAAAGACAGTGAAACAATAGAAGAATATGTTAACAGAACAACGGTGATAGTTAATCAATTACGTTTAAACGAAGAAAATATCACCGAACAACGAATCATTGAGAAAATTCTTCGTACTTTAACACGAAAATATGAATCGGTGGTAGTAGCAATAGAAGAATCCAAAGATCTGTCTGCTATAACCACTGAAGAATTACTCGGAATATTACAATCTCATGAATTGAGACTCAAACAATACGATGATGTTCCAATAGAACAAGCGTTTCAAGTACAGAATGCCAACCAAGATCGATCAAGACCTTTCAGATCAGATTACTCTGGTAGAGGAAGAAGTAGGGGAAGAGGAAGAACTAATGGACAAATTCGTTGCCATAATTGCCAAAAATTAGGGTATACAACACGTTTTTGTCAGAAGAGGGATGAGAGTGATAAGAACAATAGTGTTCTATTACATGAAGATGAAACCGATGAGGGAAATGATGAAACACTGTTTATGATTTTCAGTATGGAAGAAGTTACAAAAGAGGATTGCTGGTATTTAGATAGTGGATGTAGCAATCACATGACCGGAAATAAGAGACTATTTACTACCCTAAATGAGTCTGAAAGAAGAGAAGTAAGGACCGGTGATAATAAGAGACTCGAAGTCCTGGGTAGTGGTGATGTAACAATCAAAGTGAGAGGTGTAGAGAAGAAGGTACCCAACGTTTTCTACGTAGAAGGTCTAAAACATAATCTTTTGAGTGTAGGACAACTCATGCAAAAGGGATATGAAGTAAACTTTCATAATCATGCATGTGTTATCAAAGATCCGACAGGGATGCCTATAGGAACTGTCAAGATGACGGAAACAAGATGTTCCCTCTAA